Sequence from the Methanoculleus sp. SDB genome:
ATGGATGCGTATTCCCGTCCGCGATATCGCGAACTCGATCCGACGCTGATGGTCTCCATCGTGTTTCCCATCTTTTTCGGGCTGATTCTCGGGGATGTCGCCTATGGTCTTATCCTGCTTGTGATGAGTATCGGCCTTCGGAAATTCCTGAAGGGCGATGCCGCAGGAAGGTTGCTTGACACGCTCAGGAACGCAAGTATTTCAAGTATTTTCTTTGGTATCCTGTATAGCGAATTCATCGGATTTGCACTACCCTGGCCGCCGATTATCTTCAGCCGCCATCTTAATATCGGCGGTCATGGAGGAGGCCACGGCCCCCAGGTTGCAGAATTGATGATCATGTCCGTATGGATAGGCATTCTTCACATCTCGCTCGGGCGGATTCTCGGCATGGCGAATGCACGCAGACTGTACCATGGTTCGCATGCAACCAAGGTCTTAATTGCCAATGCCGGCTGGCTCGCCACGATGTGGGGTCTCCTGTTCATGATCTGGTCGATCTTTCCGCTTCCCATTATGCCCGATCTGACCGCTCTCCCGGTTATTGCTGCCGGCCTCAATGTCGCAGCGGTCATAGGGGCGGTCTTCGTCGTGGCAGGCGTTATTGCGATCGCCCAGGAAAATGCACTCGAAGTGGTTGAGCTTCCGACGATCCTCAGCCACCTTCTGTCCTATGCTCGTATTGTAGCAGTCGGACTGTCGTCAGTTGCCATCGCGATGGTCGTGAATTTCATCTCGATCGGCATGCTGATTGAACCACAAATCGAACATCTGACCCCGCTCGGGGTCGTCATCATCATTGCCGGCTTGGTGTTGTTCCTTCTCGGGCACGTACTCAATACGGCACTCGGCCTGCTTGGGGGCGGACTGCACTCAATCAGGTTGCACTATGTTGAGTTCTTCACCAAATTCTACAAAGGTGGGGGACTGAAATACCATCCATTTGGCATGAAAAGAAGATTTACGGAGGATTCATAATGGCAGTTGAAACTATGACACTCGAAGTAGCAGAAGCATCGGCAATGGGACTTAAGGCAGTCGGCGCAGGTCTTGCGGTCGGGCTGACCGGTATTGCTACGGGTATTGCAGAAATGAGCATTGGTGCCGCAGCTGTGGGCGCTACCGCAGAGAACAAGGACATGTTCGGTCTTGCGCTCATCTTTACGGTCATTCCGGAAACGATTGTCATCTTCGGTCTTGTCGTCGCACTCCTGCTGCTGTTCTAGGGAGATCTACAATGGCATTGGATGCTGTCGTCGGTGAGATCAGGGAAAAAGGGCGTAACGAAGCGGAGCGGATCCGGCGCGAAGCAGATACCGAGGTGACAACCATCCTCTCGGCTGCTCAGGAAAAAGCCGAATCCGTTAAACTCTCTGTTCAGGACGAGGTAGAACGCACTACCGGCCGGATCCTCACGCAGGAAGTGGCGGCTGCAAACCTCGTCGTGAAACGCAACACATTGAACGTCCAGAAAGATCTCCTTGATCAGGTATAT
This genomic interval carries:
- a CDS encoding ATPase, coding for MAVETMTLEVAEASAMGLKAVGAGLAVGLTGIATGIAEMSIGAAAVGATAENKDMFGLALIFTVIPETIVIFGLVVALLLLF